Proteins from a genomic interval of Amycolatopsis sp. cg13:
- a CDS encoding glycosyltransferase encodes MSIILVPYPARGHIAPFLRMGAELARRRIPVRMIVPPPHARAVAAAGVVPVVIGSDEGARVPPGWSRSDLAARRAAAVRRRRTALEMQAVFDREVAAFPPSAVLLDPHARWLRRLSRSGRRIWLWTTSSSAPRCAAPALVNGLPALAAPSRRARFVAPLHGGFPVPGEEFPYHRLAGRKLLVVSFGTVFGRRPGMLRWIAESFRGTPWDVVLSTGRTEPAAVGPVPGNVILASSIPQEKLLRRASALLTHGGMNSVLEAAAAGVPMLFAPRSGEQRRTARRVIELGAGRLLDAGTSLARQTERLRADDAVIGGARQLRALVEAAPSVAEAADRLVALADLAPVC; translated from the coding sequence ATGAGCATTATTCTCGTCCCGTACCCGGCCCGGGGCCACATTGCTCCGTTTCTCCGGATGGGCGCGGAACTGGCTCGGCGGCGGATTCCGGTTCGGATGATCGTGCCGCCGCCGCATGCCCGGGCCGTGGCTGCCGCCGGGGTGGTCCCGGTGGTGATCGGCTCGGACGAAGGAGCTCGGGTGCCGCCGGGCTGGTCCCGGTCGGATCTGGCCGCGAGACGTGCTGCCGCCGTGCGGCGTCGCCGGACGGCGCTGGAGATGCAGGCGGTTTTTGACCGTGAGGTCGCGGCGTTCCCTCCGTCGGCGGTGCTCCTGGACCCGCATGCGAGGTGGCTGCGCCGACTGTCCCGGAGCGGCCGGCGGATCTGGTTGTGGACGACTTCGTCGTCGGCGCCGCGGTGCGCCGCGCCGGCACTCGTCAACGGCCTCCCGGCGTTGGCCGCTCCGTCCCGGCGGGCACGGTTCGTCGCACCATTGCACGGCGGTTTCCCGGTGCCGGGGGAGGAATTCCCCTACCATCGCTTGGCGGGCCGGAAGCTTCTGGTGGTCTCTTTCGGCACTGTGTTCGGGCGTCGGCCAGGCATGTTGCGGTGGATCGCCGAGTCGTTCCGCGGCACACCATGGGATGTGGTTCTCTCCACCGGGCGAACCGAGCCGGCGGCAGTGGGCCCGGTTCCGGGCAACGTGATCCTGGCTTCGAGCATTCCGCAGGAGAAGCTGCTGCGCCGAGCTTCGGCGCTGCTCACCCACGGGGGAATGAATTCCGTCCTGGAAGCTGCCGCAGCCGGTGTTCCGATGCTCTTCGCGCCACGCAGCGGGGAGCAACGCCGGACGGCTCGCCGGGTGATCGAACTCGGTGCCGGAAGGCTGCTCGACGCTGGAACTTCGCTGGCCCGGCAAACCGAGCGGCTACGGGCTGACGATGCCGTCATCGGCGGTGCACGGCAGTTGCGCGCACTCGTCGAGGCCGCACCTTCCGTCGCGGAAGCAGCTGACCGGCTCGTCGCGCTGGCTGATCTCGCGCCTGTGTGCTGA
- a CDS encoding pentapeptide repeat-containing protein has translation MQIRFWRSVGIAAAIVVVLGAMEWLFAVPLAERAVGPQRPDMSSAEWLTAVNNARSSLLTGLNVGAGIATAGLAFLRYSLDRQKQRLDEDKHVVSQFDSAWSRLGSDDPAIRANAVRTLARLMIDFERDRPSVVRSICDLLRQRATAAAEGTRPDPDVVAAVDALRERPDNGQTDPLDLAGVKLTGADLTGANLRGTICDEGTVLSRAKLTSADLTGATLALVDLRDAVLNSAKLENAMLDGAKLPNARLADAIATGASFAGEADLRGADLSRADFRNANLSRARLRGATLDRTDLTGADLTETDLTGTDLSTAVGLTAAALKSAAADMSTILPPELRGRL, from the coding sequence ATGCAGATCCGATTCTGGCGCAGCGTGGGGATCGCCGCCGCAATAGTCGTCGTGCTCGGCGCGATGGAATGGCTCTTCGCGGTTCCCCTCGCCGAACGAGCCGTCGGTCCGCAACGGCCGGACATGTCGAGCGCCGAGTGGCTGACCGCGGTCAACAACGCCCGGTCGTCGCTCCTCACCGGGCTGAACGTGGGCGCGGGCATCGCCACCGCCGGGCTGGCCTTCCTGCGCTACTCGCTTGACCGGCAAAAGCAGCGCCTGGACGAAGACAAGCACGTCGTCAGCCAGTTCGACTCCGCATGGAGCAGGCTGGGCTCGGACGACCCGGCCATCCGCGCCAACGCCGTGCGCACGCTCGCCAGGCTGATGATCGACTTCGAGCGGGACCGCCCGAGCGTTGTCCGGTCGATCTGCGATCTCCTTCGCCAACGCGCGACCGCGGCCGCCGAAGGCACCCGCCCCGACCCGGACGTCGTCGCAGCCGTCGACGCCCTCCGCGAACGTCCCGACAACGGTCAGACCGACCCGCTGGACCTCGCCGGCGTGAAGCTGACCGGTGCCGACCTGACCGGTGCGAACCTCCGAGGGACCATCTGCGATGAGGGCACCGTCTTGTCGCGCGCGAAACTCACCAGCGCGGACCTCACCGGCGCGACGCTCGCTCTCGTCGATCTGCGCGACGCAGTGCTCAACTCGGCGAAGCTGGAGAACGCCATGCTGGACGGGGCCAAACTGCCGAACGCACGCCTCGCCGACGCGATCGCCACCGGCGCGTCCTTCGCCGGAGAAGCAGACCTGCGCGGAGCCGACCTCTCCCGGGCCGACTTCCGCAATGCCAACCTCAGCCGCGCCCGCCTGCGCGGAGCGACCCTGGACCGTACCGACCTGACCGGAGCAGACCTCACCGAAACCGACCTGACCGGGACGGACCTCAGCACCGCTGTCGGCCTCACCGCCGCCGCACTCAAGAGCGCAGCGGCGGATATGTCGACCATTCTGCCGCCAGAACTGCGCGGGCGGCTCTGA